The Flavobacterium sp. HJ-32-4 genome contains a region encoding:
- the gldB gene encoding gliding motility lipoprotein GldB, with the protein MKRLFLFSTLLLLVACGKQSKTEKAIEEVPLDNIRVERFDKAFFETPPAGLPALKRQYPEFFPASTPDSVWIAKMTHPQWRELYNEVQKRFPDFNKQTAEIEDLFRHIKYYYPKTPTPTVVTLINEMDYNTKVLYRDGLVLISLELYLGKDHKFYDYPEYLRQNFEPGQMMPDIAAAFAATKLPELTENTLLAQMVRAGKELYMKDLLLPNYSDAAKIGYTDAQIAFCKENEGVIWTSFVEQKLLYSTDGRLGNRFINPAPFSKFYLEVDNETPGRIGTWVGWQIVRAYMEQNEEVSLTQLLAMDANEIFTGSHYKPKLSND; encoded by the coding sequence ATGAAACGACTGTTTTTATTTTCAACGCTTCTCCTGCTCGTGGCCTGTGGGAAGCAATCCAAGACAGAAAAGGCCATAGAGGAGGTGCCACTGGACAATATCCGGGTGGAACGTTTTGACAAGGCCTTCTTCGAAACACCTCCCGCCGGACTGCCCGCCCTCAAGCGGCAGTACCCGGAATTCTTCCCTGCGTCAACGCCCGACTCGGTCTGGATCGCCAAAATGACGCATCCGCAATGGCGCGAGCTCTATAATGAGGTGCAGAAGCGCTTCCCCGACTTCAACAAACAAACGGCGGAAATCGAAGACCTCTTCCGTCACATCAAATATTACTACCCGAAAACGCCGACACCCACCGTCGTGACGCTCATCAACGAAATGGACTATAATACGAAGGTTCTGTATCGCGATGGGCTGGTATTGATTTCGCTGGAGCTGTATTTAGGGAAAGACCATAAATTCTATGATTATCCGGAGTACCTGCGGCAGAATTTCGAACCCGGACAAATGATGCCGGATATCGCAGCCGCCTTCGCCGCTACCAAGCTTCCGGAGTTGACCGAGAACACCCTGCTGGCCCAGATGGTCCGGGCCGGAAAGGAACTGTATATGAAGGATTTACTCCTCCCCAACTATTCCGATGCCGCCAAAATAGGTTACACGGATGCCCAGATCGCCTTCTGTAAGGAAAACGAAGGAGTTATCTGGACCTCTTTCGTAGAACAAAAATTACTGTATAGCACCGACGGTCGACTCGGCAACCGCTTTATCAACCCGGCCCCGTTTTCGAAGTTCTATCTTGAGGTGGACAACGAAACGCCCGGCCGCATCGGCACCTGGGTCGGATGGCAGATCGTTCGCGCCTATATGGAACAAAACGAAGAGGTGAGCCTGACGCAACTGCTTGCGATGGACGCCAACGAGATCTTCACCGGATCACACTACAAACCGAAATTATCCAATGACTGA
- the gldC gene encoding gliding motility protein GldC — protein sequence MTDTSSEIRIKIALDANRIPEKMTWTARDGGVVNKPTKALLLSVWDSKPQETLRIDLWTKDMPVDEMKVFFHQTLVAMSDTYQRATGDEKMADTMRDFCEYFAEKLDLKK from the coding sequence ATGACTGATACGTCTTCTGAAATCCGCATCAAGATCGCGCTCGACGCGAATCGTATTCCCGAAAAAATGACCTGGACGGCCCGTGATGGCGGCGTGGTAAACAAGCCTACCAAAGCGCTTTTATTGTCGGTCTGGGACAGCAAGCCGCAGGAAACGCTGCGCATCGACCTCTGGACCAAAGACATGCCCGTCGACGAGATGAAAGTGTTTTTCCACCAAACCCTCGTGGCGATGTCCGACACCTACCAGCGCGCCACCGGCGACGAAAAAATGGCCGACACCATGCGGGATTTCTGTGAGTATTTCGCCGAAAAACTCGACTTAAAAAAGTAA
- the yihA gene encoding ribosome biogenesis GTP-binding protein YihA/YsxC: MKITSAEFIVSNSDAAKCPKDWIPEYAFIGRSNVGKSSLINMLTNHKSLAKTSGKPGKTQLINHFKINNNWFLVDLPGYGYARVSKKTKETFQKFITDYFETREQLSCAFVLIDIRLEAQKIDLEFLTYLGETGIPVALIFTKADKVGKTKAHGLVADYKKTLLAGDWEEMPPYFITSSEDGTGKEELLAFIDGINKELFKGEG; this comes from the coding sequence ATGAAAATAACATCCGCCGAGTTTATCGTCAGTAATTCCGATGCGGCCAAGTGCCCGAAAGACTGGATTCCGGAATACGCGTTCATCGGACGCTCGAACGTGGGAAAATCGTCGCTGATCAACATGCTGACGAACCACAAAAGCCTCGCGAAAACCTCGGGTAAACCAGGTAAAACGCAGTTGATCAACCACTTCAAGATCAACAACAACTGGTTTTTGGTCGACTTACCCGGCTATGGTTATGCACGGGTTTCAAAGAAAACGAAAGAAACGTTCCAGAAGTTCATCACCGATTATTTCGAAACGCGCGAACAGTTGTCGTGTGCGTTTGTCTTGATCGATATCCGGCTTGAAGCGCAAAAAATCGACCTCGAGTTCCTGACGTATCTGGGCGAAACCGGTATTCCGGTCGCGCTCATCTTCACCAAAGCCGATAAGGTTGGGAAGACAAAGGCGCACGGATTGGTCGCGGATTATAAGAAAACGCTACTGGCGGGCGACTGGGAAGAAATGCCACCGTATTTTATCACGTCATCAGAGGACGGAACGGGCAAAGAGGAACTACTGGCGTTTATTGACGGGATCAATAAGGAGTTGTTTAAGGGAGAGGGGTGA
- a CDS encoding alpha/beta fold hydrolase, with translation MTYQLKKEGRYTYYEAGEGTPIIVLHGLMGGLSNFDGVADYFPKQGYKVVIPELPIYTQSILKTNVKAFAKFVKDFITFKGFERVILLGNSLGGHIALYHTKMYPEKMLALVITGSSGLYENSMGDSYPRRGDRDYIQKKAEEVFYDPKIATPEIVEEVYAVANDRLKLIKTLTIAKSAIRHNMAKDLPKMHVPTCIIWGKNDKVTPPEVAEEFHKLLPHSSLYWIDQCGHAAMMEHPNEFNRLMHEWLREHHF, from the coding sequence ATGACCTACCAATTGAAAAAAGAAGGCAGATACACTTACTATGAAGCCGGTGAAGGAACGCCGATCATTGTGCTTCACGGACTCATGGGCGGGCTGAGTAATTTTGACGGAGTAGCCGACTATTTCCCGAAGCAGGGATACAAAGTGGTCATTCCGGAGTTGCCGATTTACACGCAAAGCATCCTGAAAACCAACGTGAAAGCCTTTGCGAAGTTTGTGAAGGACTTTATCACGTTCAAAGGGTTCGAGCGGGTGATCCTGTTGGGAAATTCATTGGGCGGACACATCGCGCTCTACCACACAAAGATGTATCCTGAGAAGATGCTGGCCCTGGTGATCACCGGAAGTTCGGGTCTTTACGAAAACTCGATGGGCGACAGTTATCCGCGTCGGGGCGACCGCGACTACATCCAAAAGAAGGCGGAAGAAGTGTTTTACGACCCGAAGATCGCCACACCTGAGATTGTCGAAGAGGTCTATGCCGTAGCGAATGACCGCCTCAAACTCATCAAGACCCTGACCATCGCCAAGAGCGCCATCCGTCATAATATGGCGAAGGACCTGCCGAAAATGCACGTACCGACCTGTATCATCTGGGGTAAAAACGACAAAGTAACACCGCCGGAGGTAGCAGAGGAGTTCCATAAACTCTTACCGCATTCCAGCCTCTATTGGATCGACCAGTGCGGGCATGCCGCCATGATGGAGCACCCGAACGAATTCAACCGCCTGATGCACGAGTGGTTGCGGGAGCATCATTTTTGA
- a CDS encoding division/cell wall cluster transcriptional repressor MraZ — protein MITIIGTYECKADDKGRLIVPAPLKKQLAPVLAEGFVLKRSVFDPCLELWPMSEWNLMMAKINKLNRFNKKNNDFIRRFMAGVKMIEIDDLGRILIAKDLKDFSSIQKEVVFSSKVNIVEIWDKQKYESAVSGDDVDFAALAEDVMGGANDDGDGLS, from the coding sequence TTGATTACCATCATCGGAACATACGAATGCAAGGCGGATGACAAGGGAAGGCTGATAGTGCCGGCTCCCTTGAAGAAGCAGCTTGCGCCGGTATTGGCGGAAGGTTTCGTGCTGAAACGTTCGGTTTTCGATCCGTGTCTGGAGTTGTGGCCGATGTCGGAATGGAACCTGATGATGGCCAAAATCAACAAACTCAACCGGTTCAACAAAAAGAACAACGATTTCATCCGCCGGTTTATGGCGGGCGTGAAAATGATTGAAATCGACGATTTAGGGCGGATACTGATCGCGAAAGACCTGAAAGACTTCAGTTCGATCCAGAAGGAAGTGGTCTTCTCGTCAAAAGTCAACATCGTCGAGATCTGGGACAAACAGAAATACGAAAGTGCCGTGTCTGGCGATGACGTCGACTTTGCGGCGCTGGCAGAAGATGTAATGGGGGGTGCAAATGATGACGGTGATGGACTATCATAA
- the rsmH gene encoding 16S rRNA (cytosine(1402)-N(4))-methyltransferase RsmH, with amino-acid sequence MMTVMDYHNPVLLSATVDGLDIRPDGMYVDVTFGGGGHSREILRRLGPNGRLFAFDQDVDAVENALDDDRFVLINENFRFIRRFLRLHGVRQVDGVLADLGVSSHQFDVPERGFSTRFNAPLDMRMNQNDDLNAFRVINEYDELQLRRVFLDYGELKNAPVIARTLVDARMKQPIRSTEEFKQVLSRFLPAHKSNKILAQMYQAIRIEVNQELEVLKEFLLQMNDLLKTGGRLSIISYHSLEDRLVKRFIRNGMFEGEPERDFFGNYETPFVPVGKLIVPDEAEIAVNNRARSAKLRIAERTGK; translated from the coding sequence ATGATGACGGTGATGGACTATCATAATCCGGTATTGTTGTCGGCTACGGTCGACGGACTCGACATTCGTCCTGACGGGATGTATGTCGACGTGACCTTTGGCGGTGGCGGACACTCGCGCGAAATCCTGCGCCGGCTCGGACCCAACGGGCGCCTTTTTGCGTTCGACCAGGATGTCGATGCTGTAGAGAATGCCCTTGACGACGATCGCTTCGTGCTCATCAACGAGAACTTCCGGTTCATTCGCCGTTTTCTTCGCCTTCACGGCGTACGCCAGGTCGATGGTGTTTTGGCGGATCTCGGCGTATCGTCCCACCAATTCGACGTGCCTGAGCGGGGCTTCTCAACCCGGTTCAATGCGCCGCTCGACATGCGGATGAACCAAAACGACGACCTGAATGCATTTCGCGTCATCAACGAATACGATGAACTGCAGCTCCGGCGCGTGTTTCTCGACTATGGCGAACTCAAAAACGCCCCGGTCATCGCCCGCACGCTCGTTGACGCCCGCATGAAGCAACCCATCCGCAGCACCGAAGAATTCAAACAGGTGCTGTCGCGTTTTTTGCCGGCCCACAAAAGCAATAAAATACTGGCCCAGATGTATCAGGCCATCCGGATAGAAGTGAACCAGGAATTGGAGGTGCTGAAGGAATTCCTGCTCCAAATGAACGACCTGCTGAAGACCGGCGGCCGCCTGAGTATCATCTCCTATCACTCCCTCGAAGACCGGTTGGTGAAGCGTTTCATCCGTAACGGGATGTTCGAGGGCGAACCGGAACGCGATTTCTTCGGGAATTACGAAACGCCCTTCGTTCCCGTCGGAAAGCTGATTGTTCCCGATGAAGCCGAAATTGCCGTGAATAATCGTGCGCGCAGTGCCAAACTGCGTATCGCCGAACGTACCGGAAAATGA
- a CDS encoding FtsL-like putative cell division protein — protein sequence MKNAVYNILKARFLVNEDAFRNWRFILFLVLLAIVMIGNNNSYDEKTYRIAVLTNEVKELRSEFVDRRSQLMKLKMESTIAEKMQERHIYPSAVPPVKIRVKQPKKEGFFDKLW from the coding sequence ATGAAGAACGCGGTTTACAACATACTCAAAGCCCGTTTCCTTGTCAATGAGGATGCCTTCCGTAACTGGAGGTTTATCCTTTTTCTGGTATTGCTGGCCATCGTGATGATCGGCAACAACAACAGCTATGATGAAAAGACGTACCGCATTGCGGTGCTGACCAATGAAGTGAAGGAACTGCGCTCAGAGTTCGTCGACCGCCGTTCCCAGTTGATGAAACTGAAAATGGAATCGACCATCGCCGAGAAGATGCAGGAACGCCACATCTATCCGTCTGCCGTGCCGCCTGTCAAAATCAGGGTCAAGCAGCCGAAGAAAGAAGGCTTTTTCGATAAACTATGGTAG